TGGGATGGTTTCGGCCATCTTGTATCCGCTTGATTGTGATGTATTTGCTGAAGCCGTCCAAAACGGAGCTCCGTTGTAGTGAGATTTACTCGCTTTTGGTGGAATTTCTTTTTGAAGCGCCGTACTTTGTTTACACCTTTGACAGGAGAGGTGAGCGGGTATCGAGATTCTGGCTATCCGTCTCCGGCGGCCTACAGCACTCGTACGTTTTACCGACGTTTTACCGACTCCTATGATCGCTGTGTCTGGCGTATAGAGATGATTTCAGACCCGGATGATTTCAGCACTTTGTGTATGAAGATGGAGTGTTATAACCTCCTTTCTGATCTCCTCCCCCGTCTACCTCACTTAAAGAGGTCCATTGTTAAGTGCCGAGGGCCTGTGGGTGTTGTAAATCACACGGCTGAGGGAGGGGATGTCTCCCACGGGGGGAGAGCGCGCACTCCCAGCAGCCTTTCGGGCTGATCTCATCCAGCCAATGCTAATGCTTTAATTAAAGATCTGGTCAATGGCATAGACGAGGGTGCTAAAGGCTACACGAGGTGCACTTCCTCACGTACCTCccggtccaaaaaaaaaaaactcatggaGAAAAGTGCTTGAACAAATCCTCTCCTCACTCAAGACGTCATCATCACAGGCAATCATATCGAGACTATTTGACACTTGGCAATCATCTTCAGAAATAAAGTTTATGCTTTGAGTTATACATATTCAACTCAAACCGAAACTCACCCTAATGTGACTGAGTCCACTTGGTTGCACCATCTATGATGTGGATTTGGTCATCAACTTCCAGAAGTCACCACATTGGTAGACTGGccaagtactgtatgtgttttttttttttggaatggagaCAGCTCCCTCTTGTGGCTAAAGCAGGTATTGCTGTTAACAGTTAATGGGAAAAATAGGTTAGTAGATGCAGAGATACATACTGCAATAAGTAGCAAGTCATTTAGGCAACATTTGAGTACAGAAAAGTATAGTACTTCATAGAAATATGCAGGAGCTACAATATTTCTTGAGTGATGAAAGACTAACAACATATAAAGTGaatcaaacaatttttttttctgcataaaaCATCTTATTCACTTTATGTAAGCAATAATTCCTAAGTACATGATAATgcagaaaatgtaaatgtacataCACCGTAGTGATTCCCAGTGTGTGTTGATACAGCAGTACTACGAATAAAACCTGGCCTCAAAACTTCATCTATTCTCGTAAATCGTTACCGAAATTCCAAAAGACAAACAGCGTGAATTATGGACTTATTATCAGAGATATGGATTCTCCAAAAAAACAGCGCTTTACAGGAAGATGGATGCAGGATACCACACAACAAACTGAAGTACGGTTGTAGCACCGGCCTACACGGAGGGAGCCTACACCAGGGATTAATCTATATTCAGTGTGATCCTAAGTAACTTTTTTCATATTGTATCATCACATCGATACAATAAATTGATCATAGTTACAGTGCGGTACTGTATACATCAATATTGTACCACAAAGAACAAACAATAAGAAGTAATTAAATGGTATTTGATAGACGTCCCTGTAGTAGGTTCACATTAGAGTTCGGACTGGATCAGGACCAGAGCCTCAACTAAAGCTAGATTGGATTTAGTTCATTAGTTTACTAATTGAAGAGAGACAAGAATGTTTCTGGAGCTCaatctaatttaataattaccagtcacttttattacaaatgttgatccaagaTTTGGAGTGGGAGGTGCGATCGGTCtctcaaaaatatgaaattttttttatggccGTCTCAATAATACGCTAGATTctagcaaactacggcccgggggccacatccggcccgccaagtgtttgaatacggcccgcccgttctttccaaagtatttcatttaaagtgaACATACAAGTTGGCATCATGGCTTaagccgacattttcatggtttggctgttttatcaatttcgttatttgatgcggtctgttgtttacaaagtgaaaaaagggacacaagtacataataataatcataataatattaaataataaatttattcttattattataaatttataatgcactttacatcaaataaatgatctcaaagtgcacatatagcaggttgcataacacttttacagatacaataatttcgttatttgatgcggtctgttgtttactaagtgctcctgaaaaaagggacacaggcacataataataataataatataaaataattagattattataattattattagaactgttatgattattataattattatattaatgctaattattatattaattatatataatattattgttatatttgcatattttacataataataatataataattattattttaattttattgtaattattataatattttattatttttaaaatatttaaatataaatataaaataataaataataatagcagattgcatgacaattttacagatacaataataccaggtggactgttacgtgtaaaatatatagtctgccccccccgtaaattttgtcatatcaatgcggcccgcgagtcaaaaagtttgcccacccctgcgctagaaCATCTACTGTACTGCATTACAATTCTGGTTGAAAAGTTATTTAGTAAAACAGTCGTTATGGAGTGACTTCCTGTAAGCATCAGAATATTAGAGTGGATTCATTCGGTATATTTGACCCTGAAATGGTATAATATTGAGTCCTTCTATAAAGCGTCTTATTAAATGAGAGAACATAACGTGCACTATGAAACcaattaacattttattcagACTTAGGGCCCTAAAACGCCATGcacaatacaatataatcagctataaaatgtatttcatttcacctctaaaataaataaaggtgaagtctatacatttatacaaactaaaataaaaaataaaaaaaaatctgacaaataaTCATGGCTGATGTACTAAAGGGAAATAAGTGGCTTCCTTTAAACTGTAATTTCACATTAAAAGCTTTGTGTCATTAAGCTACATTTTATAAGTTtgtcaatatttgttttttttttttttggaatgtagggcccaaataaagttgtcatccatccatctgctggagcctaccccagccaatcacagggcacatatagacaaacaaccattcacactcacattcatacctatggacaatttggagtcgccaattaacctagcatgttttttttttggaatgtgggaggaaaccggagtacccggagaaaacccacaccacgcacgggggagaacatgcaaactccaagcgGAGAATGGAACCCGGATCATCTGACCTAATTGTATTACTtctaatacaatttaaatatatatattaacttAATGAGCAGAGGGCAAAGCTGGGCCCCTGACTCCTGCCGTGACATCTAAAATGGCTACCAGTCTaataaaaaactatttaaaaaaaataaaaataaacttgctGTCTAAGACAGGTAACGACTAAATCAAGTGTTCTACAAACGAACTAATAAGTTGAGGCCAGTGTTTGCAGATTTGAACCATACACAGGTCTCTAGAGACGTGATATAATGTAGGAtatcatgaataaaaacatcacCTAAGAGTCGATCATCTTCATCCGAGGATGTCTAGTAGGTGTTTACGACTGGAGATGAAATGACATGGCACCGTATCTTCACATTCAATCGGGTCGTTCCTTTTTTCCCAGCAGGTCTAAAACTAAGCAGCTGTGTACTACTTTGGTTGTCCTGCTCCATTCCCGATAATAGACCTCTGAAAAAGACGAACTCGATCTGACGGAAAATGTGTTGATGCGGTTGTAACTGTACAGCAAAACGCAGAATAGCATTTCAAGTCATTATTTTtgatgttagaaaaaaaaatcctaattgaaatgtattttttttaaatgcaacatcATTTAAAACAATGTGTTGAGATTTTGACGTGAGAGAACTACGTGATGGCAGTGACACATCAAAATGTACTTCGTGACACCAACCCTGCATATTAGACGGGTTGCTAATTACTACAAACGAACTGCTAGTGTTGTTCTCCGCAGAGAGACGCGGGTCTCGAGCTCTGGGCTCAGCAGGACAATCAAAGGTGATCAAAGATCAGCTGTTAGAAACGCCGCACATTCGTCCCATAACGTGCGAGTACGTACGTGTCATTCACTTATTGCCATCATAAAGTGGACTGTTGCGGTTTAATTCCTTCCCCCTTTTGACGTCTACAATGAAGAACAGAAGATACCaaaaaggtacaaaaaaaatcaaactcaACAAGTCTGGTTGTGTTAAGATAGTTACGCAAGCTAAGTTGTGTTCAGGTTTTAGTTGCGTTGCAGATCAACGCAACAATACCGAGTCACCAACTGTCTATTGGGTactttggggggtggggagTTTATATGGGTCAGACTGTCAGGCGGTTGTTGGAAGGCTGTAGGGGGCTCCATGAGGCTGTGTGGCCAGATGTGTCCTGCGAGTACACGGACGTGCGACTTTCACAACAATCATCCTTGCTGATCCCGCCGGCCGTGCAGAGCCGCCGGTGCCTCAGCAGCCGGTCTGTCCGTGAGAAGGTCTGGAGTTGAAAAGGGGAAAAAGATGGTTTCAGTCAGACTTTGttatgatacagtaaacctcggatatatcggaaattcgctcacaacggacagataaaaaagaaccgatttttctgtaatgtatttccaataaaaattcattgcatatatcggatttttttataacggatttcgcctatttcggacaaaatctccagtcccgttccaatgcattcccattaaatttccctcgcatatatcggatggccgcatcgtggcgctccgattcgccgaatcgtgacaggccgctatacgacgtcgtttgcagcgtttgcagcgttgcctgcgcgtccaggtacattggaaacatagtcaaggaagtgcctttttataacggataaaatccgatttacgcatataccggatataaatccgatatatgcgtaaaacggacattttccggtatacgcatataacggatttcgcttatatcggacaaaaccagtgggaacaattgaatccgatatatccgaggtttactgtacatttaatGGCCACCACATTCGGAACGGCCAACTGGTTTTGCAAGGCTTTGACAAGGATCAGCAAAAAGTGACgacaaaagagagagagacagacaaagtgtgtgatgaaggaattatgaggctgttcaattgtgatgcTTATGAAGACGACTTTTGTGGTTTCAGTCCCGACTAgaaagcatcatcggtattcgtcaggaagggcatccgggaATATAAAAGGGATCAAGCCAAAAACCGGTATCAagaggatctgctgtggcgactccgtaatcgggaaaaagcagaaagaagtTCAGAGAATTATGATTAACgacttttctggtaggctactgttGAACTAGCCGTTTTACAtgcaatatttagaaaaaaggaTTTATttaataagttaaaaaaattatttctgtgtattaaatatcccatgttaagacgtgtacaaatattttttttctctttaaagttTGTGGGTGTAGCTTGCATACAGATGCGCTCTATAATCCAGAAATTATGAATTATCTCAATATGGATTTTAGACCATATTGCCCCACCCCTACTATATGGTACAGTCCTGATTTATATCTCAAGACCCGTTGAAAAATATCTCCACCGTTCTTTTCCCCGCAGAtaccgtctgatggttattgtgctGCAGTTTGCACCAGTAAGGGCCTTGATTTGGGTCGAGGACCACGGCATTGGGAGCCGACAGTcaagcgtggtggtggtggtcatgtcatGGGAACGGGGATCTGCAGTTCATCGAGGGAAACGTGGTATTCCGAAGCATAGCCCGGTCACCTCGCTTCCCTGAAGGCACTGCTACATAACGACGGTACTCACACCAACTTTGGCCATTAATACTATAAGCTGTACTCGCTTGCGTTCTCAACTGTTTAGAATGGATGTGTGTTTAGTCATTTTCAAAGGTAAATAAATcgatactacagtaaacctcggatatgtcggattcaattgttcccactggttttgtccgatatcagcgaaatccgttatatgcgtataccggaaaatgtccgttttacgcatatatcggatttatatgcggtatatgcgtaaatgggattttatccgttataaaaaggcacttccttgactatgtttccaatgtacctggactgggcaatgaaaagagacgtaaggtaatgagaatttaactttataacaaattgttaattaagctaggccctgttacgcccgtcaggcctacgttatttccaatagtgaggttaagatctcattcactgctgtgctagtattattgacgtcactcacttttatatttgtcctaaatctggagccaggagaaagacaatagccagtgacatcaacaagattagcataacgatgcggccatccgatatatgccagggaaatttaatggaaacgcattggaacgggactggagattttgtccgaaataggcgaaatccgttataaaaaatccgatacatgcaattaatttttattggaaatgcattacagaaaaatcggttcttttttatctgtttgttgtgagcgaatttccgatatatccgaggtttactgtactacacaACCCGTGGTATCCAATATGAATTGTATTAAAAGCTACGAGTGCTATATTGACTTTTGTGAGACATTGTACACGGTAACGATGTTGTGACCGGTGAGTGTAGAACTCGCACCGACCGGCGTACTAACCTGATTGCAACGATCGCACTGGTACGGCTTCTCGCCACTGTGCACCCTCTTGTGTCGGTCCAGGTGGTAACGCTGAATGAAGCGCATTTCGCAGCTGTCGCAAGCGTACGGCTTTTCCCCTGTGGACGCccaaatgacaaaatgacacatttctCATTTTTCCGGTTGGTGTCCAAAAGAACCGCTCAACTTAAGAGAGAAGTAgtaaataattttcattttcacctGTGTGTGTAAGTATGTGTCGCTTGAGGTGGTAGCTGCTTCGGAAAGCTCCGTAGCAGTGGTCACAGATGAAGTTCTTCTGAACTTTCAATGCACTGTCGTCGTCGTTGTCCATGTCGAGCTGCTGCAATAAGGGCTGCGAAGAAGGGCAGAATGAGTCCACTGGAGTCTTCTGTTCATGTGCCCGGTTTAAGTTAAATCATTATTAATCCATACAGTGCAATAGTATTGTGTATTAATGTCGATGTTTGAAGAGGAAAAACATACCCGCACTTCCTCCTTGACTTTAACAGACcctgattttttgtgttttttcttatgttgtatattctTTCCATCCAATATTCTTGACGTGTGGTAATCCCCATCCTTTTGGATCAGCTTAGTGAGTAAATAAGAAGACATATTTATTGTGgcttatgattttttttttacaaagcacACACAATAACGGAAGAAATTAAAAGTCTTCTGCGACTTGCATCTTCAGACGATTCAAGGGTATTGTTCTCACCAGTGGTGGACAGCTTCCCGCGGACAAATGGTGTGCATGGTGACCTTGGTGCCCATGGTGGTTGTGGCTATGGTGTGACTGGGTGTGGTGGCTCTCGGAACTGGACCTGTGACCATGACCCATGTGTGACATCATCTTCTTCTGACCCGGAATGTTGTTGGCTTGCATCAGGGCCATGCTGGACAGCACCGCCTCACAGCCCAGCAACCCAGCCTACGAAGACCATCAACAAATCAGAGCAAGTTGTGGAATTAATGAGCGGGGGGGGAAAATGGGGCTGGAAAATTTAAAGTAAATGTGAAAGCGACAGGCCTTGTGGGGCTGGGAACACAATTTTTCAAAAACGGTGATTTGGCAGATGAAGAGACTTTCACTGACCCATTTCATATGGTCTCGGACAGAGTTGTTTGATTGGTGTGTCATCGTCGTgctttgaatgtgtgtgtgtttgagggggggggggcagtgctGACTTCAGTCAGGATGAGGGCTAACAGAGGAGACCACAAACACCCAAATCATGGAGGCCAAAGCCTGAAAATAGAGGCACGACAACATAAAGCTACACGCTTCATTCAGGAGCTGAAATACGAGGCGTATTAAATTTTTGTATTCTTTGATTACCCATCAATATCAGGCATAAAACGGGGGGAGATTTTGGTATAGCAGTACAGTCACTGAAACAATTATTAGACCACCATGTTTCTTAAATCgtacctcatacttcagtatgaggtacattatttaaaaaaaaaaccttaaacggtattatggaaagcaggaagtgaacaaatgtaacagttactgattgtaaaagtaccagatggaggggtaggatttaataagctttgcttcttcctactccttttggacatgtggaactgggaactgattatgggatgaacaaattgaagaaacaagggtggttgAATAATTTGTTTACCATGACTGTATAATATATGCACGTTATTACTTATATCCAGTCAGCCTCAATGGTTTGGTGTACAATGTATGTTTGAATGGTCACCagaaaacacaacagcaaaaaaaaaagaaaaaaagaaacacaaacagTGGAAGTGCATTATGAAATTTAAAGAgtacattaataataacacTTGTGAGAGAAATATTTAACAGAAACTTTAAAACACAAACAGGTTTCAGCTGCTGCTGGATTTGATTTGATGAAGTAAAACTACTTGCTGCTGCAGTATTGCTATTTTATAACAACACGGtctgtgtactttgtgtgttCGGTGTTGTGGATTAAAAGCAGGCTGTTGTAAGCATTTACATTAACAGTAACTTAActgacaataataaatacacattaaataacacaaaaatatattagttaGCACCAACTTACACAGGGAATTACAGCGTTACTGAAGAACTATGAATTAGAAATGTAAAGAAAACCAGAAAAATCAAaccattatttgtattattcggTGTTTTGAACAGAGACAATTAACTAAAC
This window of the Doryrhamphus excisus isolate RoL2022-K1 chromosome 10, RoL_Dexc_1.0, whole genome shotgun sequence genome carries:
- the LOC131137009 gene encoding zinc finger protein 740-like isoform X2 — its product is MALMQANNIPGQKKMMSHMGHGHRSSSESHHTQSHHSHNHHGHQGHHAHHLSAGSCPPLLIQKDGDYHTSRILDGKNIQHKKKHKKSGSVKVKEEVRPLLQQLDMDNDDDSALKVQKNFICDHCYGAFRSSYHLKRHILTHTGEKPYACDSCEMRFIQRYHLDRHKRVHSGEKPYQCDRCNQTFSRTDRLLRHRRLCTAGGISKDDCCESRTSVYSQDTSGHTASWSPLQPSNNRLTV
- the LOC131137009 gene encoding zinc finger protein 281-like isoform X1; protein product: MTHQSNNSVRDHMKWAGLLGCEAVLSSMALMQANNIPGQKKMMSHMGHGHRSSSESHHTQSHHSHNHHGHQGHHAHHLSAGSCPPLLIQKDGDYHTSRILDGKNIQHKKKHKKSGSVKVKEEVRPLLQQLDMDNDDDSALKVQKNFICDHCYGAFRSSYHLKRHILTHTGEKPYACDSCEMRFIQRYHLDRHKRVHSGEKPYQCDRCNQTFSRTDRLLRHRRLCTAGGISKDDCCESRTSVYSQDTSGHTASWSPLQPSNNRLTV